In Plutella xylostella chromosome 4, ilPluXylo3.1, whole genome shotgun sequence, a genomic segment contains:
- the LOC125490050 gene encoding uncharacterized protein LOC125490050 yields MPDADDEEATDSEQQQPTNSDITQHMLSQIRREVREAIRMEMQQALSFFSDKIDEYEEKINIYEQERKNMEKQQQELKNNLNTITLRNNMMEQRINMLEQSQINNNIEICGIKEEKDENLTNILNTICSKLQQKPADIQKVFRKKSRQTNNNRREHSAVTVILRDGCRNQWVNSARDTPIHSKDLGIDGDSRIYIREELTPSTAFLLWKTKMELKEKHRFKFVWIKHGNIMARKNENEKYFVIRSQSDIERAVTETQDRS; encoded by the coding sequence ATGCCGGACGCGGACGATGAAGAGGCCACCGATTCGGAGCAACAACAACCAACCAACAGTGACATCACCCAACATATGCTATCACAGATAAGGAGAGAGGTACGCGAAGCCATACGTATGGAAATGCAACAAGCATTATCTTTTTTCTCAGACAAAATAGACGAGTATGAGGAGAAGATAAACATATATGAACAGGAGCGTAAAAATATGGAAAAACAACAACAGGAACTCAAAAACAACTTGAACACTATTACCCTGCGAAATAATATGATGGAGCAGCGGATTAATATGTTGGAACAATCACAGATTAACaacaatattgaaatatgcGGAATTAAAGAAGAAAAAGATGAGAACCtaacaaatatattaaatactaTATGTTCCAAGTTGCAACAAAAACCAGCTGATATACAAAAAGTATTCAGGAAGAAATCACGCCAAACAAACAACAATAGACGCGAGCACTCCGCCGTCACAGTCATCCTGCGTGATGGCTGCCGCAACCAGTGGGTCAACAGCGCGAGGGACACCCCCATACACAGCAAGGACCTAGGCATAGACGGGGACAGCAGGATCTACATACGAGAAGAACTCACACCTTCAACTGCATTCTTACTCTGGAAAACCAAGATGGAATTGAAGGAAAAACACCGCTTCAAGTTCGTATGGATAAAGCACGGGAATATAATGGCGCGTAAGaacgaaaatgaaaaatacttCGTTATTAGGTCCCAAAGCGACATCGAGAGAGCAGTCACCGAAACACAGGACCGGTCTTAA
- the LOC105384527 gene encoding carbonyl reductase [NADPH] 1: protein MSRKVAVVTGSNKGLGLAIVKGLCERFPGDVYLTSRDVGRGRAAVAALAKQGLAPRFHQLDVTDRDSITELRNHLEKEHGGLDLLVNNAAVADSVNLFNSYEECENIINTNYRSVLTIQELLFQLMREGGRVINISSDCGHLSNIRNEHWIRRLASDSLTVQDINEFVDWFLKSVKDGTFKKEDFADGGTVAAYRVAKVALSAVTRLQQRDLEGRGISVNSMHPGLVRTDMTHGVGFLSAEEAARTPLHLALDAPATLRGAYVWYDRRVIDWYDYKADWYFKTSTLKPK from the coding sequence ATGTCCCGGAAAGTGGCGGTGGTGACGGGGTCCAACAAGGGCCTGGGGCTCGCCATCGTGAAGGGGCTCTGCGAGAGGTTCCCCGGGGACGTGTACCTGACTTCGCGAGATgtggggcgggggcgggcggccgTCGCTGCGCTGGCCAAGCAGGGCCTCGCGCCGCGCTTCCACCAGCTCGACGTCACCGACCGTGACAGCATCACCGAGCTACGGAACCATCTCGAAAAAGAACATGGCGGCCTCGATCTGCTCGTCAACAACGCCGCCGTCGCCGACAGCGTCAACCTCTTCAACTCCTACGAGGAGTGCGAGAACATCATCAACACCAACTACAGGAGCGTCCTCACCATCCAGGAGTTATTGTTCCAGCTGATGAGGGAGGGCGGCAGGGTTATCAACATATCGAGCGACTGCGGACACCTGTCCAACATCAGGAACGAGCACTGGATCCGGCGCCTGGCCAGCGACAGCCTGACGGTGCAGGATATCAACGAGTTCGTCGACTGGTTTTTGAAGTCGGTCAAAGATGGGACGTTTAAGAAGGAAGATTTCGCTGATGGAGGTACGGTTGCGGCGTACAGGGTAGCCAAGGTGGCGCTGAGTGCAGTGACGCGGCTGCAGCAGCGTGACCTGGAGGGCAGAGGCATCAGTGTGAACTCGATGCACCCGGGGCTCGTGCGGACGGACATGACGCACGGCGTGGGCTTCCTCAGTGCCGAGGAGGCCGCGCGCACGCCGCTGCACCTGGCGCTCGACGCACCGGCCACTCTCAGGGGAGCCTACGTCTGGTACGACAGGAGGGTCATTGACTGGTACGATTACAAAGCTGACTGGTATTTCAAAACATCTACTTTGAAACCCAAATAA